Proteins found in one Maridesulfovibrio sp. genomic segment:
- a CDS encoding D-sedoheptulose 7-phosphate isomerase has protein sequence MSQTALQKVLDHARDGLEVRESFFEQYSQLVVNVSRALAVRLALGSKILFCGNGGSAADCQHLAAELVNRFKLERPPLPGIALTTDSSILTAIGNDYSYEMVFEKQVQALGQAGDVLVGISTSGSSPNVISALKEAKRKGMVTVGMTGISAGEMLPICDHIISVPSKDTAIIQEVHIAVGHLFCHLIDHFLFEAVGELEPYLNVE, from the coding sequence ATGTCCCAGACAGCACTGCAAAAAGTACTTGATCATGCCCGTGACGGACTTGAGGTCCGCGAGTCTTTTTTTGAACAGTATTCCCAGCTGGTTGTCAATGTTTCCAGAGCATTGGCAGTACGTCTCGCTCTCGGCTCCAAAATTCTTTTCTGCGGAAACGGCGGCAGTGCTGCCGACTGCCAGCATCTGGCAGCGGAACTGGTCAACAGATTCAAACTGGAACGCCCGCCTCTGCCCGGCATTGCCTTAACCACGGATTCTTCCATTCTTACCGCAATCGGCAATGACTATTCTTATGAAATGGTATTTGAAAAACAGGTTCAGGCTCTTGGACAAGCCGGCGACGTACTGGTCGGTATCAGCACTTCCGGTTCAAGTCCCAATGTTATCAGCGCCCTGAAAGAAGCCAAACGCAAAGGCATGGTTACTGTAGGGATGACCGGAATCAGTGCGGGTGAAATGCTGCCCATTTGCGACCATATCATCAGCGTCCCCAGTAAAGACACCGCCATAATTCAGGAAGTACACATAGCAGTTGGTCACCTGTTCTGCCATCTTATAGACCATTTCCTGTTTGAAGCAGTAGGCGAACTGGAGCCTTACCTGAACGTGGAATAA
- a CDS encoding response regulator: MQILIVEDSNTSRMYLEEVLKDITQNLDANIESAASGEEALKKVQRKWLKGVPCELIFMDIILPGMDGLQTLEKIRALENEKRIPEEKKIKAIMTTALDDSTKASRAFFQCEAISYITKPITAEKIQMELSKFGMI, from the coding sequence ATGCAGATACTTATAGTCGAAGACAGTAATACCAGCAGAATGTATCTGGAAGAAGTTCTAAAGGACATAACGCAAAATCTTGATGCCAATATCGAGAGTGCTGCCAGTGGCGAAGAAGCACTGAAAAAAGTTCAGCGAAAATGGCTGAAAGGTGTCCCCTGCGAGCTTATTTTTATGGATATAATTCTGCCCGGTATGGACGGCTTGCAGACCCTTGAAAAAATAAGGGCCCTTGAAAACGAAAAACGCATTCCGGAAGAAAAAAAGATCAAAGCGATCATGACTACAGCTCTTGACGATAGCACCAAGGCTTCGCGCGCTTTTTTCCAGTGTGAAGCCATTTCGTACATAACCAAGCCCATCACCGCTGAAAAAATACAGATGGAGCTTAGTAAATTCGGAATGATCTGA
- a CDS encoding LysE family translocator: MNSLTLAFIPVAAILTITPGSDTMLVVNNTLTRSTADGLCTVAGINAGLLIHALASALGLSMILMNSATAFEMVKMAGAFYIIFLGIQSLRNSRKQEETEIPSGRCSKGIAASIREGFLTNVLNPKVAVFYLALLPQFISPGESILRQSLLLMTIHFSMGIIWFSFVTLALGRIRHLVSGSKFKKRLEVLSGVVFIALGLKMDLTKN, encoded by the coding sequence ATGAACTCGCTGACTCTGGCCTTTATCCCCGTAGCGGCAATTCTGACCATCACCCCCGGCTCGGACACCATGCTTGTGGTCAATAATACGCTGACAAGGTCCACTGCGGACGGCTTATGCACTGTGGCCGGCATCAACGCAGGGCTGCTTATCCATGCCCTTGCGTCGGCCCTCGGCCTGTCCATGATTCTTATGAATTCGGCCACAGCTTTTGAAATGGTCAAAATGGCCGGAGCCTTCTACATTATTTTTCTAGGCATACAATCCTTACGCAACAGCCGTAAACAGGAAGAAACTGAAATACCTTCCGGACGTTGCAGTAAAGGCATCGCGGCCTCTATCCGCGAAGGCTTCCTGACCAACGTGCTCAACCCCAAAGTTGCAGTCTTCTATCTCGCACTTCTTCCACAGTTCATTTCTCCGGGAGAATCCATTCTACGCCAGTCATTGCTGCTCATGACCATACATTTCAGTATGGGGATAATCTGGTTCAGCTTTGTCACTCTCGCATTAGGCAGAATCCGTCACCTAGTGTCCGGAAGTAAATTCAAAAAACGGCTGGAAGTCCTATCAGGCGTGGTTTTCATCGCCCTTGGCCTAAAAATGGACCTGACAAAAAATTAG
- a CDS encoding Cache 3/Cache 2 fusion domain-containing protein — protein sequence MLKKLAFQTKLMLGAVLIVLATIVFMTGINLYKVQGALNHLGQTSMESIAHSVSSLMDMQNDILVDKVKADIDILDKQIFSLGFPKLNKRHLLKTTITNQVTHESESVTIPSLEFGGLAVNGKNAIVDDLQKKIGGTATIFEVLPGKLLRVSTNVKKLDGQRATGTYIPDSSPVYKAVMSGKTFYGMAYVVNTWYITAYKPMKDLRGNIVSVIYVGRKIMTEAFKRSVMASHVGGKGYAAIFNKKGDVMLHPTLSGENIKNEPFWESLSKIKEGRIHYTHNGVEKAAYVTYYKPWNWSFVFTMNEADMAHGVDREMFITNVIIAVVALSIAAIVLLFMIRKTTTPLQQLSNFTAEVSEGNYDSELEYEADDVIGKTIDSVKHMVFELKNKLGFSSGLLSGLTLPCVVVDLDGNTSYTNHHQLNMFDLSGEPEDYIGKQVQHLCNIPIVSETIENCIKQGSNFSDIEISGTTAKGKDFYAIMDVAPLHDLDKKMIGAFMIMNDITAIKENEKAITAQRDTIAETAREADEISDQLASAADELSAQVDESRRGAEIQQQRVSETATAMDQMNSTVMEVARNAGEASENARATKDKAIEGQELVEQVVIAIKELEQNSEELKTSMEELGVRTDSIGKVMNVITDIADQTNLLALNAAIEAARAGEAGRGFAVVADEVRKLAEKTMDATKEVGEAIGSIQESTKTNIRVSENAVESIVQSTDLASKSGDALDEIVRMVEASADQIEGIAAAAEQQSASSEQISRATDEINVISAESAETTVQSAMAISEVAKLAANIKELIRNMQS from the coding sequence ATGTTAAAGAAGTTGGCATTTCAAACCAAACTTATGCTCGGAGCGGTGTTGATCGTTCTGGCTACAATCGTATTCATGACCGGGATCAACCTGTATAAGGTGCAGGGAGCGCTGAACCATCTAGGTCAAACTTCCATGGAATCCATTGCTCACAGCGTCAGCTCGCTCATGGACATGCAGAACGATATCCTGGTGGATAAAGTAAAAGCAGACATCGACATTCTGGACAAACAAATCTTCTCACTGGGGTTTCCGAAATTAAACAAACGCCACCTTTTAAAGACCACCATCACCAATCAGGTCACCCACGAAAGTGAATCCGTTACTATTCCAAGTCTGGAGTTCGGGGGCCTTGCAGTTAATGGTAAAAATGCCATTGTTGACGATCTCCAAAAGAAAATAGGTGGAACCGCCACGATTTTTGAGGTGCTCCCCGGCAAGCTGCTGCGTGTCTCCACCAACGTAAAAAAACTGGACGGGCAACGGGCCACAGGAACATATATTCCAGATTCCAGTCCAGTGTACAAAGCTGTCATGTCCGGAAAAACATTTTATGGCATGGCTTACGTTGTAAACACTTGGTATATCACCGCATACAAACCAATGAAGGACCTGCGCGGAAATATCGTCAGCGTCATCTATGTCGGACGCAAAATCATGACTGAAGCTTTCAAAAGATCCGTAATGGCTTCACACGTGGGCGGCAAGGGTTATGCAGCCATTTTCAACAAAAAAGGCGATGTGATGCTTCATCCTACCCTCAGTGGAGAAAACATTAAAAACGAACCCTTCTGGGAATCCTTATCCAAAATAAAAGAAGGAAGAATCCACTATACGCACAACGGTGTAGAAAAAGCAGCCTATGTAACCTACTACAAACCTTGGAACTGGTCCTTCGTCTTTACAATGAATGAGGCTGACATGGCCCATGGTGTTGACAGGGAAATGTTCATCACCAACGTGATAATAGCGGTTGTAGCACTCTCCATAGCAGCAATTGTTCTGCTGTTCATGATCCGTAAGACCACAACTCCCCTGCAGCAACTCTCAAACTTCACCGCCGAAGTTTCGGAAGGTAATTACGATTCCGAACTTGAATATGAAGCTGATGATGTAATCGGTAAAACCATTGACTCAGTCAAGCACATGGTCTTTGAGCTTAAGAACAAGCTGGGATTCTCCAGCGGTCTGCTCAGTGGTCTAACCCTGCCCTGCGTGGTCGTGGACCTTGACGGAAACACATCATATACCAACCATCACCAGCTCAACATGTTCGATCTCAGCGGAGAGCCTGAGGATTACATTGGCAAGCAGGTCCAACATCTGTGCAACATACCTATTGTGTCGGAAACAATTGAAAATTGCATTAAACAAGGAAGCAATTTCTCGGACATTGAAATCAGCGGAACCACAGCTAAAGGCAAGGACTTCTACGCAATCATGGACGTAGCTCCCCTGCATGACCTAGATAAAAAAATGATCGGCGCGTTTATGATTATGAACGACATAACCGCAATCAAAGAGAACGAAAAAGCTATAACCGCCCAGCGTGACACAATTGCCGAAACCGCACGGGAAGCTGATGAGATTTCAGATCAGCTCGCCTCTGCCGCAGATGAGCTCTCTGCACAGGTGGATGAATCCCGCCGTGGTGCGGAGATACAGCAGCAGCGGGTCAGTGAAACAGCCACCGCAATGGACCAGATGAACAGCACCGTAATGGAGGTCGCCCGCAACGCAGGCGAGGCATCTGAAAACGCCCGTGCAACCAAAGATAAGGCTATTGAAGGTCAAGAACTTGTCGAGCAGGTCGTAATCGCCATTAAAGAGCTTGAGCAGAATTCTGAAGAGCTCAAAACAAGCATGGAAGAACTGGGAGTTCGTACTGATTCCATCGGTAAAGTCATGAATGTGATCACCGATATTGCGGATCAGACCAACTTACTGGCCCTTAACGCAGCAATTGAGGCCGCCCGGGCAGGAGAAGCAGGACGAGGTTTCGCGGTAGTTGCCGACGAAGTACGTAAGCTGGCTGAGAAGACCATGGATGCCACTAAAGAAGTTGGCGAAGCTATCGGCTCCATTCAGGAGAGCACCAAAACAAACATACGTGTATCTGAAAACGCGGTGGAATCCATAGTTCAGTCAACGGACCTTGCATCCAAATCCGGTGACGCTCTGGATGAAATCGTACGCATGGTCGAAGCTTCCGCTGACCAGATTGAAGGCATCGCAGCCGCAGCAGAGCAGCAATCAGCATCAAGCGAGCAGATCAGCCGGGCAACTGACGAGATCAACGTCATTTCGGCTGAGTCAGCTGAAACCACGGTTCAGTCTGCCATGGCCATTTCCGAAGTGGCAAAACTTGCCGCAAATATTAAGGAACTGATCCGAAACATGCAGTCCTAA
- the asnB gene encoding asparagine synthase (glutamine-hydrolyzing) has product MCGIAGYFQPGRQPGSIKPILDLLTHRGPDFQHIHTEEGIALGHARLSILDLSEHGNQPMTDPRTGNIIVFNGEIYNFKFLREKLISNGHTFISSGDTEVLLKLYGEYGEKCVPMLRGMFSFAIWDKSKQQLFIARDRLGKKPFFYARTANGFIFASEIRALSAHPDISKDIDVQALDLFMSTGCVPAPFSIYSAIRKLPAAHYGVVNASGLSIQRYWSLDFTRKIRCSETEVLDSLHSRLMEATRIRLESDVPLGALLSGGVDSSLVVALMAECGSKSIDTFTIGFHEKKYDESGHAAKVAKHLGVNHHVEYLDPARFENMLPAVVRQYGEPFSDDAALATMLLSEATRKHVTVALSGDGGDELACGYSAYTHVKLASTLAPLIGKETLPEKNIAGAFNSNSAFGKLRRKMICKFHPEFKRILRNEFKVARYKNDVYREDIRERLGQSTFRWLYELSRQACIHARNPSERLLWMDTVHFLSDALLVKVDIASMAHSLEVRSPLLDHELFDYMATLPPDLKIKGGESKYLLKKLAERYLPKDILYRRKQGFSMPVAKWTSGDSADFTLDAINQATPFLKQFFDMAALNNRIAEHVSGRRKHKNFVWNILNLALWAIEHKSGRV; this is encoded by the coding sequence ATGTGTGGCATTGCAGGATATTTCCAACCCGGAAGACAGCCCGGAAGTATTAAACCTATTCTCGATCTCCTTACCCATCGAGGACCGGACTTTCAGCACATCCATACAGAAGAAGGTATTGCGCTGGGCCACGCCCGACTCTCTATCCTTGACCTTTCCGAACACGGCAACCAGCCTATGACGGACCCACGCACGGGTAACATCATTGTTTTTAACGGGGAAATATACAATTTCAAATTCCTGCGCGAAAAACTGATCAGCAACGGACACACTTTCATATCCTCCGGGGATACCGAAGTTCTGCTCAAACTGTACGGGGAATACGGCGAGAAGTGCGTTCCCATGCTGCGCGGCATGTTCTCCTTCGCCATCTGGGATAAATCAAAACAACAATTGTTCATTGCCCGCGACAGGTTGGGGAAAAAACCTTTTTTCTACGCCCGCACAGCAAACGGATTCATTTTCGCATCCGAAATCCGCGCCCTTTCCGCCCATCCCGATATTTCAAAAGATATCGACGTGCAGGCCCTGGACCTGTTTATGAGCACAGGCTGTGTTCCGGCACCATTTTCCATCTATTCCGCCATCCGCAAGCTACCGGCAGCTCACTACGGCGTAGTGAATGCCAGCGGTCTAAGCATACAACGCTACTGGTCCCTTGATTTCACCCGAAAAATAAGATGCTCCGAAACCGAGGTGCTCGATTCCCTGCATTCCCGGCTGATGGAAGCCACCAGAATCAGGCTGGAGAGCGATGTTCCGCTAGGGGCTCTGCTCTCCGGCGGGGTTGATTCAAGCCTTGTTGTGGCCTTAATGGCCGAGTGCGGCAGCAAGTCAATTGATACTTTCACCATCGGATTCCACGAAAAAAAATATGATGAATCAGGTCATGCGGCGAAGGTGGCCAAACATCTTGGTGTGAATCATCATGTGGAATATCTGGACCCGGCCCGCTTTGAAAACATGCTTCCAGCGGTTGTCCGTCAATACGGTGAACCGTTTTCCGATGACGCGGCACTGGCAACCATGCTGCTCAGCGAGGCCACCCGCAAGCACGTCACAGTAGCATTAAGCGGAGATGGAGGAGATGAGCTGGCCTGCGGATATTCCGCTTACACCCACGTAAAATTGGCATCAACGCTCGCCCCTCTGATCGGGAAGGAAACACTGCCGGAAAAAAACATCGCCGGTGCATTCAACAGTAACTCCGCATTTGGAAAACTGCGCCGCAAGATGATCTGCAAATTCCACCCTGAATTCAAACGTATCCTACGTAATGAATTCAAGGTAGCACGCTATAAAAACGATGTTTATCGCGAGGATATAAGAGAAAGGCTTGGACAATCAACCTTCCGCTGGCTGTATGAACTTTCCAGACAGGCCTGTATTCACGCCCGTAATCCCTCGGAACGGCTCCTCTGGATGGATACGGTCCATTTTCTCTCCGATGCCCTGCTGGTCAAAGTGGATATAGCTTCCATGGCCCACAGTCTTGAAGTGCGTTCCCCACTTCTGGACCATGAACTTTTCGATTACATGGCAACTCTGCCGCCGGACCTTAAAATTAAAGGCGGAGAATCAAAATACCTGCTGAAAAAACTGGCCGAAAGATATCTTCCAAAGGATATCCTCTATCGCCGCAAGCAGGGCTTCTCCATGCCGGTTGCCAAGTGGACGAGCGGAGATTCCGCAGATTTCACACTGGATGCCATTAATCAGGCTACCCCGTTCCTTAAGCAGTTCTTTGATATGGCTGCACTGAACAACCGCATTGCCGAACATGTCTCAGGCCGCCGGAAGCATAAGAATTTTGTCTGGAATATACTCAACCTCGCACTATGGGCCATTGAACATAAATCCGGGAGAGTTTAA
- a CDS encoding iron chelate uptake ABC transporter family permease subunit: MLEMLSYEFMQNALIAGLLASIICGIIGALVVVNRVVLLAGGVAHASYGGVGLAFFLGLPMLPVTTGFAVCAALLMALVTMKVKERADTFIGVMWAAGMALGIILLDLTPGYNVDLMSYLFGGILATPKSDLILMSGLAAIVLIVVFTCYKGFWAMSFDEEFARSRGVPVTLLYFIMLALIALSVVMVIRVVGLILVIALLTIPPQIAESRTSSLFSMMILSAVLSMIFCVSGLLLSYQLNLSSGATIIAVSVAGFALSAVFGKFSKA, encoded by the coding sequence ATGCTTGAGATGCTCAGTTATGAATTCATGCAGAACGCCCTCATCGCCGGATTGCTTGCGTCGATTATCTGCGGGATTATCGGTGCTCTGGTGGTGGTCAACAGAGTTGTGCTGCTGGCCGGCGGGGTGGCTCATGCCTCTTACGGAGGAGTAGGTTTAGCCTTTTTTCTCGGCCTGCCCATGCTTCCGGTGACAACAGGATTCGCGGTCTGCGCGGCCTTGCTCATGGCGCTGGTGACCATGAAGGTTAAAGAACGGGCGGACACATTTATCGGTGTTATGTGGGCGGCGGGAATGGCTTTGGGAATTATCCTGCTCGATTTAACCCCCGGCTACAACGTGGACCTGATGAGCTATCTTTTCGGAGGAATCTTAGCCACGCCCAAGTCTGATCTTATTCTCATGAGCGGTCTGGCGGCCATTGTGCTGATAGTGGTCTTCACTTGTTATAAAGGATTCTGGGCGATGTCCTTTGATGAAGAGTTTGCCCGGTCTAGAGGAGTTCCGGTAACGCTGCTTTATTTTATCATGCTTGCGTTGATTGCGCTCAGCGTGGTTATGGTTATCCGCGTTGTCGGATTGATTCTGGTGATCGCGCTCTTAACCATTCCGCCCCAGATAGCCGAGAGCAGGACCTCATCATTATTTTCCATGATGATTCTTTCCGCAGTTCTGAGCATGATATTTTGTGTCAGCGGTTTGCTGCTGTCCTACCAGCTGAATCTTTCCTCAGGTGCAACCATTATCGCGGTGAGTGTAGCGGGATTCGCCTTGTCGGCTGTTTTCGGAAAGTTTAGTAAAGCCTAA
- a CDS encoding ATP-binding cassette domain-containing protein — MSNEIVINFKDVSFGYGRHAVLDKVSFEIFAGDYLAVIGPNGGGKTTLLKLLLGLIEPQQGSVEIMGMPPGRLGGRIGYLPQYTTVSNSFPISVRDAVLMGKVAPGLKGVFGLNFGKRSGDDVEKALERVGMLKHINRKISDLSGGQRQRVFVARAIVDEPSLLLLDEPAASVDQAGKSGLYCLLKELNAEMSIVMVSHDISVLGHGVKSVACVNRKVHLHDQPKLTHELLSEAYGETIKGTCPIELVTHGELPHRVLGFHPESDDSEGDWNA, encoded by the coding sequence ATGAGCAATGAAATAGTAATAAATTTTAAGGACGTAAGTTTCGGATACGGACGGCACGCGGTTTTAGATAAAGTCAGTTTTGAAATCTTTGCTGGCGATTATCTGGCGGTGATCGGTCCCAACGGTGGCGGCAAAACAACCCTCTTAAAATTGCTTCTGGGGCTTATCGAGCCACAGCAGGGGAGCGTTGAAATTATGGGTATGCCTCCGGGCAGACTTGGTGGACGTATCGGTTATCTGCCCCAGTATACGACGGTTTCAAATAGTTTTCCTATTTCCGTGCGGGATGCCGTGCTTATGGGCAAGGTCGCTCCCGGATTAAAGGGAGTGTTCGGTCTTAATTTCGGAAAAAGGTCCGGTGATGATGTGGAAAAGGCCCTTGAGAGGGTCGGAATGCTTAAGCACATTAACCGTAAAATTTCAGATCTATCGGGCGGACAGCGTCAGCGTGTTTTTGTCGCCCGGGCAATAGTTGACGAACCGAGTCTGCTGCTGCTTGATGAACCCGCTGCCAGCGTTGATCAGGCCGGGAAGAGTGGGCTTTACTGCCTGCTGAAGGAGCTGAACGCGGAAATGAGCATTGTCATGGTCAGCCATGATATTTCTGTGCTCGGGCATGGTGTGAAATCCGTGGCCTGCGTAAACCGCAAGGTTCACCTGCATGACCAGCCTAAGCTTACACATGAACTGTTAAGCGAAGCCTACGGCGAAACCATCAAAGGAACCTGTCCCATCGAACTGGTCACTCACGGCGAGTTGCCGCACCGTGTGTTGGGGTTCCATCCTGAATCCGATGACAGCGAAGGAGACTGGAATGCTTGA
- a CDS encoding GDSL-type esterase/lipase family protein gives MQVLFIGDSLTSGVNDAERLSWPGRICKQLDPQGAKLTAYNLGVRASSTDHVEARWESEVACRVLPGIPTLLIFCIGAPDAVKDIALEKSKASAGNILRTAKENYATLCVTPPPMIDSEKDERTKKISAELIRICENLDIPCLDINSPLRDDPAYIKALKESDGVHPTAEGYGIMTGLISKFTSPYILPNLD, from the coding sequence ATGCAAGTGCTATTCATCGGGGACTCACTAACATCAGGAGTAAACGACGCTGAAAGACTGAGCTGGCCCGGAAGAATCTGCAAACAGCTGGACCCGCAAGGCGCAAAATTAACCGCTTACAATCTCGGGGTCAGAGCCTCATCAACCGATCACGTCGAAGCACGCTGGGAATCTGAAGTCGCATGTCGCGTCCTTCCGGGCATCCCCACACTGCTGATATTCTGCATCGGGGCTCCGGATGCGGTAAAAGATATCGCCCTTGAAAAGAGTAAAGCAAGTGCCGGAAACATACTGCGTACGGCAAAAGAAAACTATGCGACCTTATGTGTTACCCCGCCGCCCATGATCGATTCCGAAAAGGATGAGCGGACAAAAAAAATATCTGCAGAATTGATCAGAATATGTGAGAACCTTGACATTCCCTGTCTGGATATTAATTCACCCCTGCGGGATGATCCCGCTTACATTAAGGCCCTCAAAGAAAGCGACGGAGTCCATCCCACAGCGGAAGGATACGGCATTATGACCGGATTGATAAGTAAATTCACTTCTCCGTATATTCTGCCCAATCTCGATTAA
- a CDS encoding beta-eliminating lyase-related protein, translating to MRSFASDNYSGVHPEIMKAIMDANEDHMSSYGADPVSADAVELFRDIFGKQAQIFFLTTGTATNTLILRHLCKSWNSVICSEDAHINVDECGAPENMGIKLMLAETVNGKITVETIKPLVPSEADVHRAQPAVISITQNTELGTLYSVDEIKSICDFAHSKGLYVHMDGARIANAAAALGASFKEMTVDCGVDVLSFGGTKNGCMCAEAAVFITPEAGENFEYLRKQSMQLISKMRYVGAQFKALLTNELWKRNAAHSNTQARKLAEKAGAIEGVKITRPVEANGVFAIIPAHAVEKLQERFPFYVWDEQSGEVRWMTSWSTTDDDIDNFCAALTEII from the coding sequence ATGCGATCATTTGCCAGCGATAACTACTCCGGGGTACATCCCGAAATAATGAAAGCCATCATGGATGCCAACGAGGACCACATGTCCTCCTACGGAGCCGACCCCGTTTCCGCAGATGCAGTAGAACTCTTCAGGGATATTTTCGGCAAACAGGCCCAAATATTTTTCCTGACCACCGGAACCGCAACCAATACCCTGATCCTGCGTCATCTCTGCAAAAGCTGGAACAGCGTCATCTGCTCTGAAGACGCGCATATCAACGTAGATGAATGCGGAGCCCCTGAGAATATGGGCATCAAGCTCATGCTTGCCGAAACCGTAAACGGAAAAATAACAGTTGAGACCATCAAGCCGCTGGTTCCTTCCGAAGCGGATGTTCACCGCGCCCAGCCGGCGGTAATCTCAATCACCCAGAACACCGAACTGGGAACCCTGTACAGTGTTGATGAGATCAAAAGCATCTGCGATTTTGCCCACAGCAAAGGACTCTATGTCCACATGGACGGTGCCAGAATCGCCAATGCCGCTGCGGCACTTGGGGCCTCCTTTAAAGAAATGACTGTGGATTGCGGTGTTGACGTTCTTTCTTTCGGCGGGACAAAAAACGGCTGCATGTGCGCCGAAGCCGCTGTATTCATAACCCCGGAGGCCGGGGAAAATTTTGAGTACCTGCGCAAGCAGAGCATGCAGCTCATTTCCAAAATGCGCTACGTGGGTGCCCAATTCAAAGCACTGCTCACTAACGAACTATGGAAGCGTAACGCCGCCCACTCCAACACGCAGGCCCGTAAACTCGCTGAAAAAGCAGGAGCCATCGAGGGAGTGAAAATCACCCGCCCTGTAGAAGCAAACGGTGTCTTTGCCATAATCCCCGCGCATGCAGTGGAAAAATTACAGGAAAGATTTCCGTTCTACGTATGGGATGAGCAAAGCGGCGAGGTTCGCTGGATGACATCATGGTCAACAACAGATGATGACATTGATAATTTCTGCGCCGCACTTACAGAAATTATCTAA